GCATTGCATCCATTATATCTAAGAGTACAGGCTCTCTCTGAATGTTTGCCAGACGCTATCAAGGTAAGTTTGTACACTTCTTGTAGTCTGGGAGAACCACTCCCAAGAAATAAATTAGCTGatctttctttttccctttcaGGAGGAAATTCAAAAGGCAAAGAAGCAACTGGACAAGAAGGTAATCAGTCCCTTGTCAGACCTTTCATAGTTTGTCattttctctcacttttagaCTCTTGGATAATTGAAAAGAATAGCATCAGAGAAACGAGATATGGTATTTTCAAAGTCTTGTGTCTGTATCAGCATGATGTGTTTGAACTCCTGCTAGTAAATGGTTCATATGTTAGTTTGTTACTGTCAGAGTTGGAGTGTAAATTGATCTTTTAAAGATTATTACTTGTAGGATGTTGATTATGAGGCTACCATGGAATCTAAGCTTTCAATTGCCAAGAAGATCTTTGACCTAGAGAAAGACCAGACGTTGAACTCAAGCTCTTTCCAGAAATTCTTCTCGGAGAACGAGGTATGCTTCAGAATCTGATATTGTTTCCTTCATATCCATAGATATATGCCTGCATACTTATACCTCCGAAGGCTCACTTCAGCTTTTCATTTGACTTactgagttttgttttcttggaaaGGGCTGGTTGAAACCATATGCGGCTTTCTGCTTTCTCCGTGATTTTTTTGAGACTTCAGATCATAGTCAATGGGGGACTTTTTCTGACTACACAGAAGACAAGGTATTATCTTATCAAGTTTAGTGATCGCATTAGTTCAAGCTTTCCAGATGTATTTCACCTGGATAGTTTCAGTAATTTCTCACAGCTCCAAATATCATAATGCCACAGCTTGAAAAATTGATATCCAAGGAAAGCTTGCATTATAACACCATATGCTTCCACTACTACATTCAGTACCATTTACATGTACAAGTGAGTATGTTCTGATTCGTATTTTATCAACTTCTATTCCATTCTTGTAAGTGAAGTCGATTACTGGGTGTTTCATCTAAAAGTGTGTGCTGGTTACGTTTTCAAAAGTTGTCAGAAGCAGCAGAATATGCAAGGAAGAGAGGTGTCGTGCTGAAAGGAGACCTACCTATTGGGGTTGACCGAAACAGTGTTGATACGTGGGTTTACAGGAATCTATTTCGCATGAATACGTCAACTGGAGCACCCCCAGACTATTTTGACAAAAATGGTCAGAACTGGGGGTTTCCTACTTATAACTGGGAGGAAATGTCCAAAGACAACTATGCTTGGTGGCGTGCTCGCCTAACACAGGTTGGCAATAGTGTCCTTACCGACCACGGCCCTTTGAAAATCTAAAGGCTGACAAGATCGTACTTGCTTTGCAGATGGGAAAATATTTCACAGCATATAGGATTGATCATATATTAGGTTTCTTCAGAATCTGGGAGCTTCCAGCTCATGCTATGACTGGTTTAGTGGGGAAGTTCCGTCCATCTATTCCGTTAAGTCAGGTACACAAGACATGCTACATGCCTATTCAAAAGAACTTGGCTCTGAGGTTTACTTATTAAAAGCTTATGGCAGCCGATGAGCTACTTTAAAGCTAAGGAGAATGATAAAACTTCTTCTGACGCAGGAAGAGTTGGAAAAGGAGGGCATATGGGATTTTGACCGGTTAAGCAAGCCTTACGTGCAGAAGAAATTTCTTGAGGTTAGTTTTTCCATCACACCTGTTATGATCAGCTTTCAGCGCAGATTTAGTAAATTGTAAGTTTCAAGTTACAGCCATTACCTCATAATATATCCTTACCTTTCTGTTGATTTATGTCATTGGTCTGTCCCTTCAGGAGAAATTTGGAGATTTTTGGCCTTTTATTGCGTCAAACTTTCTAAATGAAACTCAGAAGGACTTGTATGAGGTCAGTGAATTCCTCATCTGGAGATCAATTTCCTTTGGAGAACTACATTATCTATTCCATAACCCTTTGGATAACCAAGTCTTGTCTTCCTTCTGTCATAAACGTTTTGGTATTTTTTCTATCAGTGGATATAGTaactttcttgtttgtttcctttaatTCTACTCTAGTTCAAGGAAGACTGCAacacagagaagaagattgcAGCAAAGCTGAAGTCATTAGCTGAGAAGTCTTTGTTGCTAGAAAATGAGGACAAAGTTCGTCGTGATGTCTTTGACATATTACGGGTAAAGTTTTATGCATCACAAGCGCGTCTAGATTTCTTCTCCTTGTTAACCACTTTATGTCTCTCTCGATTCAACTGTTcgcaaatttttttatttctgttgaATTTGTGTCCCTAGAATGTTGTTCTGATCAAAGATCCAGAAGATGCAAGAAAATTCTATCCTCGCTTTAATCTTGAGGATACTTCAAGCTTCCAGGATTTGGATGATCACAGGTACTTCCAAAACCTTTTCCCCAACCACGCTAGTATCCTTCCTAAATCAAGAAGTCTGATCTTGTTCctttgatatttttctatttttcatcaATATGGGAAAATCTGATTAAGGTTTTCTGATACAGCAAAAATGTTCTGAAGAGACTATACTATGACTACTATTTCCAACGCCAAGAGGATCTATGGAGGAAAAATGCTTTGAAAACCTTGCCTGCACTGTTAAATTCATCTAACATGCTGGCCTGTGGGGAGGATCTGGGTCTTATTCCATCTTGTGTGCATCCTGTATGTGTCCTCTGTTTTCCTTGCTCTTGGTTCATATCCAACTTCTTGTTTTACAACTTGTGTAGAAGCATGCGCTAAAATTCCTAATTACTCAGGTTATGCAAGAACTGGGGTTGGTTGGCCTTCGGATCCAGCGCATGCCCAGTGAGTCCGACGTGAAGTTTGGGATTCCCTCTAATTATGGCTATATGACGGTTAGATATTTTTTCTCAGAATCCTGTCTTACTCACTTATAGCTTCCTTtcatttcctgagaaattttaAATGGATAAGTGATTCACCGCATTATTCAAAGtatctctttatatttgtcagGTGTGTGCTCCATCATGCCACGACTGCTCTACACTGCGGGCTTGGTGGGAAGAGGACgaagagagaagacaacattACTTCAAGGAAGTGATTGGTGTAGATGAAATCCCTCCAAGTCAGTGTGTTCCAGAGATAACTCATTTCATTCTGAGGCAACATGTTGAAGCTCCATCTATGTGGGCTATTTTCCCTCTTCAGGTAATCATCACCACAGTCAGATTTCTCAGATTTATTAGAACTTTTTATCAGGCTCAACAACGATATGTGgtgtttgttcttctttcccCCTGGAACAATTAGGATATGATGGCTCTAAAAGCAGAATACACTACTCGCCCTGCAACAGAGGAGACGATCAATGACCCAACAAACCCTAAACATTACTGGAGATACCGTAAGTAGTACTAATAACACACAAACTCTCCGCACTATTAGTTTTAACTTCAATTGAGATGCGAACTTTTTTGTGGTGCATATAGGCGTACACGTGACGTTGGACTCCCTTATAAAAGACACAGACCTGAAATCAACCATCAAGAACCTAGTTTTGAGCAGTGGGAGATCAGTTCCTGGTAGTGCTGCTGGtgaagacaacaacaagaaccagGGAGAAGTTATAGCCAATGGTTCAACAAAGCCAAACCCATGAAGCAATAAGTCTTATGAGCTCCTTTCTTGGTTCCACACCACAAATGTTTgcttattagttattatcaCTTTAAAATAGTACAAGCTCTCTGCTCTCGCTCAACTTTATATTGTCCATAAGGCATCATCAAAACTCTGTATTTGTTGTTCCTGTCCAAAATAAAATCCTTAATTTTCGGTACAAACGCCATAGCTTATAGATAAGAACGTAGCTTTCTTTtaagcttttgtttgtttgttaattattatttttagcatTCGCCTCCATCCTAAAAACGCGGGAAAATCAGAAACGTAAACAAAGCAGAGAGACATTTATAGCATAATTACAAATAGGTTTTAGAAGAAAGGggttgaagaaagagaaaaaaagaaaaccaaaaaaaaaaaaggaaaggagaaaGAAGTATCGTTCTGGAAGAGGGGAGtctcaggaaaaaaaaagacagaatttTTTTCCGGTGACGGTGTCGGTGTCTCTGACGCTCCTCTCTGTTTTTCAATCTTTCTCCGTCTCTATCCCTGAATGCCTTCATCCGTATTCAGGGTTCGTTCAAATTAATTCTTCTTGTGCAAGCTATCTTCTCTTCTTGATCATTCTTTAAAAAGGCTTCCCATGTGACTtatcttcttgttgttcttctttttgttttgcagaaaaTTGCGGCGATTCATGGTTGGAGGAGCGAATACTTAAAGGGCACAATGGATTCAACCGAAGCAAAGGACACACCATCTTGTGGCTGTATATAGATCCAAGTTGATTTgtaggtttttgaaaacaaaaaattacgaaacttttttttttagttgtgtaaatatatataagataggagtgCCAAAAAGTTTTGGTTTGGCATGAATTGTTTGGCTACGACCATAATCATCACCTGCAAGCCCACATTGATCTCGGATATGGCCGTGGCTATTGATCCTTTCAGTGACAAGTTCCCTTACTTCAGCCGATCCTCTCAAAGATGCAGACTTCAATCCCTTACCAACCTTGACTTCAACTTCCTCGCGCAATCCTTTAATCATTCGGTTGAAGATGACAACATCCCTCGAAGCGTTTCCTCTCCTTGCTTCTCTATAGCTGCGTCTGCTAATATGGAGGAAGAACTCAAATCAACCACGGCTCCACGGATTGAGATTCTTGGTGGCCAGAGAGTGCCCACGGTTCGTGCCCTTGTGGCTGAGGTGACTATGGCTATGGTTTCTGGAGCTCAGCCTTTGCTTTTACC
The Camelina sativa cultivar DH55 chromosome 6, Cs, whole genome shotgun sequence genome window above contains:
- the LOC104792950 gene encoding 4-alpha-glucanotransferase DPE2, which gives rise to MMKLGSLSLSTSKSSKPMVSLSFSIPYFTHWGESLLVCGSAPGLGSGNVKKGLLLKPSQHDDQLIWSGSVSVPPGFSCDYCYYVVDDSKNVLRSEFGMKRKLVVPETLTGGESVQLRDLWQTGDQALPFRSAFKDVIFDHSFQVKVEKPLGVFENKSDQDDSVVIQFKICCPDIGEGTSVYVLGTPAKLGKWKVENGLRLNYVDDSIWEADCLIPKADFPIKYRYCKVQKEGNIGFESGGNRELSLHSIGSKQEYIVMSDGLFRAMPWRGAGVAVPMFSVRSEDDVGVGEFLDLKLLVDWSVDSGLHLLQLLPVNDTSVHKMWWDSYPYSSLSVFALHPLYLRVQALSECLPDAIKEEIQKAKKQLDKKDVDYEATMESKLSIAKKIFDLEKDQTLNSSSFQKFFSENEGWLKPYAAFCFLRDFFETSDHSQWGTFSDYTEDKLEKLISKESLHYNTICFHYYIQYHLHVQLSEAAEYARKRGVVLKGDLPIGVDRNSVDTWVYRNLFRMNTSTGAPPDYFDKNGQNWGFPTYNWEEMSKDNYAWWRARLTQMGKYFTAYRIDHILGFFRIWELPAHAMTGLVGKFRPSIPLSQEELEKEGIWDFDRLSKPYVQKKFLEEKFGDFWPFIASNFLNETQKDLYEFKEDCNTEKKIAAKLKSLAEKSLLLENEDKVRRDVFDILRNVVLIKDPEDARKFYPRFNLEDTSSFQDLDDHSKNVLKRLYYDYYFQRQEDLWRKNALKTLPALLNSSNMLACGEDLGLIPSCVHPVMQELGLVGLRIQRMPSESDVKFGIPSNYGYMTVCAPSCHDCSTLRAWWEEDEERRQHYFKEVIGVDEIPPSQCVPEITHFILRQHVEAPSMWAIFPLQDMMALKAEYTTRPATEETINDPTNPKHYWRYRVHVTLDSLIKDTDLKSTIKNLVLSSGRSVPGSAAGEDNNKNQGEVIANGSTKPNP